One segment of Bacteroidota bacterium DNA contains the following:
- a CDS encoding four helix bundle protein, which produces MKIIKFEDIIAWQKAQDFAIEIYSSFRESKDWDYRNQICRATVSISKNIAEGFDRSSNADFKRFLYYSLASCSEVKSMLILANRLKYLNVKSSNTLILQSEEISKIINGLIKSLK; this is translated from the coding sequence ATGAAAATTATAAAATTTGAAGATATTATAGCTTGGCAAAAAGCACAAGACTTTGCGATAGAAATATATAGTTCATTTAGAGAATCTAAAGATTGGGATTATAGAAATCAAATTTGCAGAGCCACAGTTTCAATTTCAAAGAATATTGCCGAAGGTTTTGACAGAAGCTCTAATGCTGATTTTAAAAGATTTCTATATTATTCATTAGCTTCATGCAGTGAAGTAAAATCTATGTTAATTTTAGCAAACCGTCTTAAATATTTAAATGTGAAATCAAGTAATACTTTAATATTGCAATCAGAAGAAATTTCTAAAATAATAAATGGACTAATTAAATCTTTAAAGTAG
- a CDS encoding cob(I)yrinic acid a,c-diamide adenosyltransferase, with translation MATKIYTKTGDKGSTGLIGGKRVSKSHERIEAYGTVDELNSYLGLVRDVVTIESKKEELKYIQDRLFTVGSNLACDDENAKMILPDISENDIILLEKSIDQMDTELTPLKNFIIPGGHIQISYCHIARCVCRRAERLCVALMEHSFVPALIIQYLNRLSDYLFTLSRYIGKQLGVKEIVWEPSKK, from the coding sequence ATGGCAACAAAAATATATACTAAAACCGGCGACAAAGGCAGCACAGGCCTAATTGGTGGTAAGCGAGTTTCCAAATCGCATGAACGAATAGAAGCTTATGGCACGGTGGACGAACTTAATTCTTATTTAGGATTGGTCCGCGATGTTGTAACAATCGAGAGCAAAAAAGAAGAATTAAAATATATACAAGATCGTTTGTTCACAGTAGGTTCTAATTTGGCCTGCGATGACGAAAATGCCAAAATGATTTTACCCGATATCAGCGAAAATGATATCATACTTTTAGAAAAATCCATTGACCAAATGGACACCGAACTCACCCCGCTAAAAAATTTTATTATACCTGGTGGACATATACAAATTTCCTATTGCCATATTGCTCGCTGTGTTTGTAGAAGAGCTGAGAGGCTCTGTGTAGCATTGATGGAGCATAGTTTTGTGCCTGCACTTATTATACAATATTTGAATAGATTGAGTGATTATCTTTTTACCTTATCAAGATATATAGGAAAACAATTAGGTGTAAAAGAAATTGTTTGGGAACCATCGAAGAAGTAA
- a CDS encoding LytTR family DNA-binding domain-containing protein has product MIKTLIIEDEPLVAKDLKNQLKTLNEEIEIITTLGSTAEAIAWFQSNPQPDLIFMDIQLSDGVSFDILKEVTITAPIIFTTAYDQYAIQAFKHNSIDYLLKPIDAEELQHALDQFKLYTSENSDFSVKLKGLLSNLNQGGGKYKERFMVQTRNTLMPVPIGDIAYFSKEELIYIYTKENNRYLSENHSMEEIEEMCDPKQFYRANRQAIINVAMIERVKSSYNGKLLAVLKPPFAMEIDISREKASDFKEWLDS; this is encoded by the coding sequence ATGATAAAAACACTAATTATAGAAGACGAGCCTTTAGTGGCCAAAGACCTCAAAAATCAGTTGAAAACGCTGAACGAGGAGATTGAAATTATCACCACCTTAGGCAGTACTGCTGAGGCGATAGCTTGGTTTCAAAGTAACCCGCAGCCCGATTTGATTTTTATGGATATACAATTGAGTGATGGGGTGAGTTTTGATATTTTGAAAGAAGTAACTATTACTGCTCCCATAATATTTACTACCGCATACGATCAATATGCCATCCAAGCTTTTAAACATAATAGTATCGATTATTTGCTTAAGCCAATTGATGCTGAAGAATTGCAACATGCATTGGACCAGTTTAAATTATATACTAGTGAAAACAGTGATTTTTCGGTAAAATTGAAAGGTCTATTGTCAAATTTAAACCAAGGTGGTGGTAAGTATAAAGAACGTTTCATGGTGCAAACCCGAAACACATTAATGCCTGTGCCTATTGGCGATATCGCTTATTTTTCGAAAGAAGAATTAATATATATATATACCAAAGAAAATAACCGTTACTTATCAGAAAACCACTCGATGGAAGAGATCGAGGAAATGTGCGATCCTAAACAATTTTACCGTGCAAACAGACAAGCTATTATTAATGTAGCTATGATAGAGCGTGTAAAAAGCAGTTATAATGGTAAACTATTGGCGGTGCTCAAACCTCCGTTTGCCATGGAAATCGACATAAGTCGCGAAAAAGCTTCCGATTTCAAAGAATGGCTCGACTCCTAA